A single window of Paracoccus sp. MBLB3053 DNA harbors:
- a CDS encoding isochorismatase family protein encodes MSDVDTKELDRLLQEAFDTATKLYKERGFQRRVGFGKRPALVSVDLANAWTRPGNPFTCDQEKMDNEIIPGMQKLLTAFRAAGLPVIHVTTAYEITDRNADFTDMGLWHNKIPVDVVDIKDTELWAIDSRIAPVEGEYTLLKKRASSFHGTELAGILRANNVDTILVTGVTACACVRQTVCDGIADGFRTIAVKECIGDRVPGAVAWNLFDIDAKFGDVHTVDECVAYIDSLAAQKIAAE; translated from the coding sequence ATGAGCGACGTTGACACCAAGGAACTGGACCGCCTGCTGCAAGAGGCCTTCGACACCGCGACAAAGCTGTACAAAGAGCGCGGCTTCCAGCGCCGCGTCGGCTTTGGCAAACGTCCGGCGCTGGTCAGCGTCGATCTGGCCAATGCCTGGACCCGGCCCGGAAACCCCTTCACCTGCGATCAGGAGAAGATGGACAATGAGATCATACCGGGGATGCAGAAGCTTCTGACGGCCTTCCGCGCCGCTGGGCTGCCGGTCATCCATGTCACCACTGCCTATGAGATCACCGACCGCAATGCCGATTTCACCGATATGGGCCTGTGGCACAACAAGATCCCGGTCGATGTCGTCGACATCAAGGATACCGAGCTTTGGGCCATCGACAGCCGCATCGCCCCGGTCGAGGGCGAATATACCCTGTTGAAGAAACGCGCCTCATCCTTCCACGGCACGGAACTGGCGGGCATCCTGCGCGCGAATAACGTGGACACGATCCTTGTGACGGGCGTAACCGCCTGCGCTTGCGTGCGTCAGACCGTTTGCGACGGCATCGCCGACGGCTTCCGTACCATCGCGGTCAAGGAATGCATCGGCGATCGCGTACCGGGGGCGGTGGCGTGGAACCTGTTCGATATCGACGCAAAATTCGGTGACGTGCACACCGTCGACGAATGCGTTGCCTATATCGACAGCCTCGCGGCGCAAAAGATCGCGGCCGAATAA
- a CDS encoding hydantoinase/oxoprolinase family protein, with translation MARIGVDVGGTNTDLVLECSHGVFYHKVPTTLKNQSIGVVDGVQGICRKAGIAPSEVQMIVHGTTTATNITIEHNGSECGMITTQGFRDILHIGRHKRPYNFSLHFDVPWQSQPLVKRRNRIAVRERILPPSGEVAEPLDEQAVREACALFRKRGINSVVIGFMFAFLNDSHERRAKEIVLEEMPDAYVTLSSEVANVMREYERFSTAAMNSYVGPKTAYYLRDLDARLREAGVLSKLRIMQSNGGVSTVDACARKPIRILMSGPAGGVIGGASEGEMAGTPNIITVDIGGTSADVSTIPGGTVKIMNPRDTYVSGHPVLTPMIDLITIGAGGGSVAHIDAAGAFHVGPRSAGSEPGPACYGRGGTEPTVTDAQIVLGRLDPDMALGGDLKLDPALSFAAVETMIAEPLGMTVIEAALGIIRIVNNNMALAIRSNSVARGIDPREFSIMPFGGAGPLHGVALAEAISARDVIVPVAPGITAAVGLLKTDLQYEHTEAVIVELTKAGVAEIDRINMALESLRAAVRAELDGDGIPREQQQITVLAECRYHGQGFELRATMPDGPVTEANRATILDSFHDQHQQDYGYSYRQAEVELITLRAIGSASVPRIVIPKIAPTDGSSIDQALMFVRPTTFDDGRTLETPRYDRDKLLAGDHVPGPAILHQHNATTLVPPGYVAETLDHGNTRIRAISA, from the coding sequence ATGGCCAGAATTGGCGTCGATGTGGGCGGGACGAATACCGATCTCGTTCTGGAATGCAGCCACGGGGTCTTTTACCACAAGGTGCCGACTACGCTGAAGAACCAGTCCATCGGTGTGGTCGATGGCGTTCAGGGCATCTGCCGCAAGGCCGGGATCGCGCCGTCCGAGGTTCAGATGATCGTCCACGGCACCACCACCGCGACCAACATCACCATCGAGCATAACGGCTCGGAATGCGGGATGATCACCACGCAGGGTTTCCGCGACATCCTGCATATCGGTCGGCACAAGCGGCCCTATAACTTCTCGCTGCATTTCGACGTGCCGTGGCAAAGCCAGCCGCTGGTCAAGCGTCGCAACCGCATCGCCGTGCGCGAGCGTATCCTGCCCCCTTCCGGCGAAGTTGCCGAGCCGCTGGACGAACAAGCGGTGCGCGAGGCCTGCGCGCTGTTTCGCAAGCGGGGTATCAACTCCGTCGTCATCGGCTTCATGTTCGCCTTCCTGAACGACAGCCACGAACGCCGCGCCAAGGAGATCGTGCTGGAGGAAATGCCCGACGCCTATGTCACGCTCTCCTCCGAGGTCGCCAATGTCATGCGCGAGTACGAGCGGTTCTCGACCGCCGCGATGAACTCCTATGTCGGGCCGAAGACGGCCTATTATCTGCGCGACCTCGACGCCCGCCTGCGCGAGGCGGGGGTCCTGTCCAAGCTGCGCATCATGCAGTCGAATGGCGGGGTCTCGACCGTCGATGCCTGCGCGAGAAAGCCGATCCGTATCCTGATGTCCGGCCCGGCCGGGGGTGTGATCGGCGGGGCCTCGGAGGGGGAAATGGCGGGCACGCCCAATATCATCACCGTCGATATCGGTGGCACCTCTGCCGATGTGTCCACCATCCCGGGCGGAACGGTCAAGATCATGAACCCGCGCGATACCTATGTCTCGGGCCATCCGGTGCTGACGCCGATGATCGACCTGATCACCATTGGCGCGGGCGGTGGATCGGTCGCCCATATCGACGCGGCGGGGGCGTTCCATGTCGGCCCACGCTCGGCCGGGTCGGAGCCCGGTCCCGCCTGCTATGGCCGGGGCGGGACCGAACCCACGGTGACCGATGCCCAGATCGTCCTTGGCAGACTCGACCCCGACATGGCGCTGGGGGGTGACCTGAAACTTGACCCGGCTTTGTCCTTCGCGGCGGTCGAGACGATGATCGCAGAGCCCCTGGGTATGACCGTGATCGAAGCGGCGCTGGGGATTATCAGGATCGTCAACAACAACATGGCGCTGGCGATCCGGTCGAACTCGGTCGCGCGCGGCATCGACCCGCGCGAATTCTCAATCATGCCCTTCGGCGGCGCGGGTCCCCTGCATGGGGTGGCGCTGGCCGAGGCGATCTCGGCCCGGGACGTGATCGTGCCTGTTGCCCCCGGCATCACCGCCGCTGTCGGCCTGCTGAAGACCGACCTGCAATATGAACATACCGAGGCGGTGATCGTGGAACTGACCAAGGCTGGTGTCGCGGAAATTGACCGCATCAATATGGCACTCGAAAGCCTGCGCGCCGCAGTCCGGGCGGAACTGGACGGGGACGGTATCCCACGCGAGCAGCAGCAGATCACTGTGCTGGCCGAATGCCGCTATCACGGTCAGGGCTTCGAGCTTCGCGCAACCATGCCAGATGGTCCGGTAACAGAGGCGAACCGCGCCACCATCCTCGACAGCTTCCATGACCAGCACCAGCAGGATTACGGCTACAGCTATCGTCAGGCCGAGGTGGAATTGATTACCTTGCGCGCCATCGGCTCGGCCTCGGTCCCAAGGATCGTGATCCCGAAGATCGCACCGACGGACGGTTCATCCATCGACCAGGCGCTGATGTTCGTGCGCCCCACCACCTTCGATGACGGTCGCACGCTCGAAACGCCGCGTTATGACCGGGACAAGCTGCTTGCAGGCGACCATGTGCCGGGTCCCGCGATCCTGCATCAGCACAATGCGACCACATTGGTCCCGCCGGGCTATGTCGCCGAAACGCTGGACCACGGCAATACCCGCATCCGCGCCATTAGCGCCTGA
- a CDS encoding hydantoinase B/oxoprolinase family protein, producing the protein MNQMSKMKPTVDPITLQVIRGSFETIAEEMGHVLYRMSFSSIIRESQDLGAGLFDLDFNTLCESESTPMHIGSIPGYLRGIAETLEDGEWYEGDVVVHNHPYHGASHTPDLAIVVPVFYRDRLVGFAGNTAHHVDIGAATPGLIIDVPDVYAEGMLFAGTKLYRKGEPNNAMWNYIRRNSRAAQQLVSDIEAQIASARLGARRFAELLEKYGEETVFAAANQLMDYAERMTRQRISEIPDGDYTAEGWLDDDGRNRDQRLKIKVTIRVRGDEVEVDLTGSADQTPTAYNVPFEGSTKVAAYAGFRKLLLDAATSDTRAPSNEGSFRPITVTAPLGSIFNPRPPASAEARFTQCNRMIDLIIRALAPVMPEKVIAGSSASISFAAYSGLRPSGDYWVFLEVNEGAYGGRPRSDGPDSIDNLMANTRNNPLEDLAMHIPMICDRYELRDDAMPGAGEYRGGIGVVKAQRVLTPAFITHESERHSESPWGIFGGTDGTVGRCTISNPNRPGEELEMYSKFSGLAVGPNDVMTYYSPNGGGYGDPLNRPATKVLEDVLDGYCSVGHAREVYGVVIDAETETVDLAATERLRLAMRKHS; encoded by the coding sequence ATGAACCAGATGTCCAAGATGAAACCCACTGTAGATCCGATCACCCTGCAAGTCATCCGTGGCAGCTTCGAGACAATCGCAGAGGAAATGGGCCATGTGCTTTACCGCATGTCGTTTTCCTCGATCATCCGCGAAAGTCAGGATCTGGGCGCGGGGCTGTTCGACCTCGATTTCAACACGCTTTGCGAGTCGGAATCGACACCCATGCATATCGGCTCGATCCCCGGCTATCTGCGCGGCATTGCCGAAACGCTGGAGGATGGCGAGTGGTATGAGGGCGATGTAGTCGTTCACAACCACCCCTATCACGGTGCCAGCCACACGCCCGACCTCGCGATCGTGGTGCCGGTCTTTTACCGCGACCGTCTGGTCGGCTTTGCCGGAAATACCGCCCACCACGTCGATATCGGCGCGGCAACGCCCGGCCTGATCATCGACGTTCCCGATGTCTATGCCGAGGGGATGCTGTTTGCGGGCACCAAGCTTTACCGCAAGGGCGAGCCGAACAATGCGATGTGGAACTATATCCGCCGCAATTCGCGTGCCGCACAGCAGCTTGTCTCGGATATCGAGGCGCAGATCGCTTCGGCCCGGCTGGGCGCGCGGCGCTTTGCCGAGTTGCTGGAAAAATACGGCGAGGAGACGGTCTTCGCCGCCGCCAATCAACTGATGGACTATGCCGAGCGAATGACCCGCCAGCGCATCAGCGAGATTCCGGATGGCGATTATACCGCCGAGGGTTGGCTGGACGATGATGGCCGCAACCGTGACCAGCGCCTGAAGATCAAGGTGACGATCCGCGTGCGCGGCGACGAGGTCGAGGTCGACCTGACCGGCTCGGCCGACCAGACGCCCACCGCTTATAATGTGCCCTTCGAGGGCTCGACCAAGGTTGCGGCCTATGCGGGTTTTCGCAAGCTGCTGCTGGACGCCGCGACATCGGACACGCGGGCTCCCTCGAATGAGGGATCGTTCCGTCCGATCACAGTGACGGCGCCGCTGGGTTCGATCTTCAATCCGCGCCCGCCTGCCTCGGCCGAGGCGCGTTTTACCCAATGCAACCGCATGATCGACCTGATCATCCGCGCCCTGGCCCCGGTCATGCCCGAAAAGGTGATCGCGGGTTCCTCGGCTTCAATCAGCTTCGCGGCCTATTCCGGGTTACGGCCCTCCGGCGATTACTGGGTGTTTCTTGAGGTGAACGAGGGTGCCTATGGCGGGCGGCCACGCTCGGACGGGCCGGACAGTATCGACAACCTGATGGCCAATACCCGCAACAACCCGCTGGAAGATCTGGCGATGCATATCCCGATGATCTGCGACCGCTATGAGCTACGCGACGACGCCATGCCCGGTGCGGGCGAGTACCGGGGCGGTATCGGGGTGGTCAAGGCGCAACGGGTGCTGACGCCCGCCTTCATCACCCACGAATCCGAACGCCACAGCGAATCGCCATGGGGCATCTTTGGCGGGACGGATGGAACCGTCGGGCGCTGCACGATCAGCAATCCGAACCGGCCGGGAGAGGAACTCGAGATGTATTCGAAGTTCTCGGGCCTCGCGGTCGGGCCGAATGATGTGATGACCTATTACAGTCCGAATGGTGGTGGTTACGGTGATCCGCTAAACCGCCCCGCAACGAAGGTGCTGGAGGATGTGCTGGACGGCTATTGTTCGGTCGGGCATGCGCGTGAGGTCTATGGCGTGGTGATTGACGCCGAGACCGAGACTGTCGATCTGGCCGCAACCGAGCGGCTACGGCTGGCAATGCGGAAACATTCCTAA
- a CDS encoding NCS1 family transporter has translation MTTTEDAAAACHQRTGLIEESILPTRAAERPIGALGYAWIWVGIAVIIATYSLGATGVQGGFSLTATVLTIMLANLAIGTLMLLTADIGTEHGLSFAVYLRAPFGLRGTHLPAVSRGVVAAMWFGIQTYLGALALNGIGEYFLGFSNWFLWYALFAVLQVGNTMLGIRSVERLAALAAPAIIAISVWMYFTLDGIAQTKGMNIWTFQAEGQASLLVLFIANMSFWSTMAIDIPNLTRFVRTTTGTRSYFARNRAIFVAQLLALPLTQAMIAGIGAVSFIATGNWNPIEVIQGDAQGIALLVLLLLIVMAQWSTNNSANLIPAALTFVNLAPRLISYRSGVALAGIVGTLCFPWLILDNLFAFLGYYGAFLSAIGGIMVADYYVIRRRRVNVPALFDPEGQYRYAGGFNPAGLLAWLAAGGIAAWWSAYAFVIGFPLGLVLYLALTRMLVLSRYPQAELAGRNDEHYLAASVGLDWVYVGQGRFARVPVETPIAGGPREDL, from the coding sequence ATGACCACAACCGAAGACGCTGCGGCGGCTTGTCACCAGCGCACCGGCCTGATCGAGGAGAGCATCCTGCCCACAAGAGCAGCCGAGCGTCCGATCGGCGCGCTTGGCTATGCCTGGATCTGGGTCGGTATCGCCGTCATTATTGCCACCTATTCGCTTGGCGCGACCGGGGTTCAGGGCGGCTTCAGCCTGACCGCCACCGTGCTGACGATCATGCTGGCGAACCTTGCCATCGGAACGCTGATGTTGCTGACCGCCGATATCGGCACCGAGCACGGCCTCTCCTTTGCGGTCTATCTGCGCGCGCCCTTCGGCCTCCGTGGCACGCATCTGCCCGCCGTGTCGCGTGGCGTGGTCGCGGCCATGTGGTTCGGCATCCAGACCTATCTGGGGGCTTTGGCGCTGAACGGGATCGGCGAGTATTTCCTCGGCTTCTCGAATTGGTTCCTGTGGTATGCGCTGTTTGCCGTACTTCAGGTCGGCAATACCATGCTGGGCATCCGATCGGTCGAACGGCTGGCGGCACTGGCCGCGCCCGCGATCATCGCGATTTCGGTCTGGATGTATTTCACGCTGGACGGCATCGCCCAAACCAAGGGTATGAACATCTGGACCTTCCAAGCTGAGGGTCAGGCCTCGCTGCTGGTGTTGTTCATCGCGAATATGAGCTTCTGGTCCACGATGGCGATCGACATTCCGAACCTGACCCGCTTTGTCCGCACCACGACCGGAACGCGCAGCTATTTCGCGCGCAACCGCGCCATCTTTGTCGCCCAGCTTCTCGCCCTGCCGCTGACACAGGCAATGATCGCGGGGATCGGGGCGGTTTCTTTTATCGCGACCGGCAACTGGAACCCGATCGAGGTTATTCAGGGTGACGCGCAGGGCATTGCGCTGCTTGTCCTGCTGCTGCTGATCGTCATGGCGCAATGGTCCACCAACAACTCGGCGAACCTGATCCCGGCGGCGCTGACCTTCGTGAACCTCGCGCCGCGCCTGATCTCGTATCGCAGCGGCGTCGCGCTGGCGGGCATCGTCGGCACGCTTTGCTTTCCGTGGCTGATCCTCGACAACCTGTTTGCCTTCCTTGGCTATTACGGCGCCTTCCTCTCGGCGATCGGCGGCATCATGGTGGCGGATTACTATGTGATCCGGCGTCGCCGCGTGAACGTGCCGGCTTTGTTCGACCCCGAGGGGCAGTATCGCTATGCCGGAGGCTTCAACCCCGCAGGTCTGCTCGCTTGGCTCGCGGCCGGAGGGATCGCGGCTTGGTGGTCGGCCTATGCCTTTGTGATCGGCTTCCCGCTGGGGCTCGTCCTCTACCTCGCGCTGACGCGGATGCTGGTCCTGTCGCGATACCCGCAGGCCGAGCTGGCTGGGCGGAATGACGAGCACTATCTGGCGGCCTCGGTCGGCTTGGACTGGGTGTATGTCGGGCAGGGCCGTTTCGCCCGCGTCCCCGTCGAGACCCCGATTGCGGGCGGGCCGCGCGAAGACCTCTAG
- a CDS encoding IS5 family transposase, with product MRGTDEKSGSLFSYVDLEECIPARHPLRKIRQVVTDALASLDGDFDHLYVDFGRPSIAPERLIRASLLQILFSVRSKRQLMEQMQYNLLFRWFVGLGIDDPVWVPTVFTKNRDRLLTTEMSRKVMSAILAHREVAPLLSDDHFSVDGTLIKAWASMKSFKPKAESTPPEDEGPGGPPAQDNAPDMQTAETKPETTPMPQPNHRNRNAEVDFKGEKRSNKTHASTSDAEARLYKKSAGPGAVLCFMGHALMENRNGLIVQGDLTQADGHAERKAALDMLHRHSPGSTRKLTLGTDKAYDVAGFVADLRQACVTPHVAQKSRHSAIDGRTTRHKGYALSIKLRKRIEEPFGWAKTVGGMAQTVYRGVERVRSRFILTLAAGNLARLPRLLAA from the coding sequence ATGCGGGGAACGGACGAGAAGAGCGGGTCGCTGTTCAGTTATGTCGACCTTGAGGAGTGCATCCCCGCGCGGCATCCTCTGCGGAAGATCCGGCAGGTCGTGACCGACGCGCTGGCCAGCCTTGATGGGGATTTCGATCATCTCTATGTCGATTTCGGTCGCCCTTCGATCGCGCCGGAGCGGTTGATCCGGGCCAGCCTGCTCCAGATCCTGTTCTCGGTCCGATCCAAGCGGCAGTTGATGGAACAGATGCAGTATAACCTGCTATTCCGCTGGTTTGTCGGCCTTGGCATCGATGATCCCGTTTGGGTGCCGACGGTTTTCACCAAGAACCGCGACCGGCTGCTGACGACCGAGATGTCGCGCAAGGTGATGTCGGCGATCCTGGCCCATCGCGAGGTCGCGCCGCTCTTGTCGGATGATCATTTTTCGGTCGATGGTACGCTGATCAAGGCCTGGGCGTCGATGAAGAGCTTCAAGCCGAAGGCGGAAAGCACGCCGCCCGAGGATGAGGGTCCCGGGGGTCCCCCCGCCCAGGATAACGCCCCCGATATGCAAACCGCCGAGACCAAGCCCGAGACGACCCCGATGCCCCAACCCAACCACAGAAACCGTAATGCGGAGGTCGACTTCAAGGGCGAGAAGCGCTCGAACAAGACCCACGCCTCGACAAGCGACGCGGAGGCACGGCTCTACAAGAAATCCGCCGGCCCTGGCGCCGTGCTTTGCTTCATGGGTCATGCCTTGATGGAGAACCGGAACGGGCTGATCGTTCAGGGCGACCTGACCCAGGCCGATGGCCATGCCGAACGCAAGGCCGCGCTCGACATGCTGCATCGTCACTCTCCCGGTTCGACCCGGAAGCTGACGCTGGGCACCGACAAGGCCTATGATGTCGCGGGCTTCGTGGCCGATCTACGTCAGGCCTGCGTTACGCCTCACGTCGCCCAAAAATCTCGGCATTCGGCGATCGACGGACGCACCACGCGACACAAGGGCTACGCGCTGTCGATCAAGCTTCGGAAGCGGATCGAGGAGCCTTTCGGCTGGGCCAAGACCGTTGGTGGCATGGCCCAGACTGTCTATCGAGGCGTCGAGCGCGTGAGATCCCGCTTCATTCTGACCTTGGCTGCTGGAAATCTCGCCCGATTGCCTCGTTTGCTGGCGGCATAA
- a CDS encoding dipeptidase, with the protein MNQKAPLSEAQSLHARLTVIDGLIVSDFGPDIFRDMQKGGITAANCTCCIWEGFTATMQNIMQWKAWFRDHPDLIMQVKTTADIGRAKAEGKTGIILGWQNVSGMEDQIGYLSLFKELGVGIIQMAYNTQNLVATGCYEGRDGGLSDFGREVVAEMNRLGILCDLSHVGGNSSRDVILASRQPVAYSHCLPAGLKAHPRNKTDEELRFIINHGGFVGVTMFTPFLARGTEATVDDYVEAMEYVINLCGEDRVGYGTDFTQGHEKPFFDWITHDKGYARRLTDFGTIQNPAGIDTIGHSSALTATMLRRGWSESRIEKIMGENWVNLLAEVWGE; encoded by the coding sequence ATGAACCAGAAAGCGCCTCTTTCCGAGGCCCAGTCCCTGCATGCCCGACTGACCGTGATTGACGGGCTGATCGTGTCCGATTTCGGCCCCGATATCTTTCGCGACATGCAGAAGGGTGGCATCACCGCCGCCAATTGCACCTGCTGCATCTGGGAAGGTTTCACCGCCACCATGCAGAACATCATGCAGTGGAAAGCATGGTTCCGCGATCATCCCGACCTGATCATGCAGGTCAAGACCACCGCCGACATCGGCCGCGCCAAGGCCGAGGGAAAAACCGGCATCATCCTTGGCTGGCAGAACGTCTCGGGGATGGAGGATCAGATCGGCTATCTGTCGCTGTTCAAGGAACTCGGCGTCGGCATTATCCAGATGGCCTACAATACCCAGAACCTCGTCGCGACCGGCTGCTATGAGGGGCGCGACGGTGGCCTTTCGGACTTCGGCCGCGAGGTGGTGGCCGAGATGAACCGGCTGGGCATCCTTTGCGATCTGTCCCATGTCGGGGGCAACAGCAGCCGCGATGTCATCCTCGCCTCTCGCCAGCCGGTGGCCTACTCGCATTGCCTGCCTGCGGGCCTCAAGGCGCATCCGCGCAACAAGACCGATGAGGAACTGCGTTTCATCATTAATCACGGCGGTTTCGTCGGCGTCACCATGTTCACCCCTTTCCTTGCCCGTGGGACCGAAGCGACGGTCGACGATTATGTCGAGGCGATGGAATATGTCATCAACCTCTGCGGCGAGGATCGGGTCGGATATGGGACCGATTTCACCCAAGGCCATGAGAAGCCGTTCTTCGACTGGATCACGCACGACAAGGGTTATGCGCGTCGCCTGACCGATTTCGGCACCATCCAGAATCCTGCCGGTATCGACACGATCGGACATAGTTCGGCGCTGACGGCGACCATGTTGCGGCGCGGCTGGTCGGAAAGCCGCATCGAGAAGATCATGGGCGAGAACTGGGTCAATCTGCTGGCCGAGGTCTGGGGCGAATAA
- a CDS encoding ABC transporter ATP-binding protein, whose product MPEVVLQDVAKHYGNSVAVENMSLRIGDGELVALLGPSGCGKTTTLRMIGGFVDATSGQITVGGRDVTHLPPNRRNMGFVFQNYALFPHMTAAQNVAFGLEMRGLNKADTERKVREALARVRLGHLADRLPRQMSGGQQQRVALARALVIEPDVLLLDEPLSNLDAALRHEMKIEIRQLQQSLGLTTVFVTHDQDEAMSTADRMVLMYNGKVEQVGPPDEVYGRPRSAFAAGFLGIPNLLPGRMTATQDGFRMEAGPVLRLGRQEAQMGKSFLALRPEVVGIAAEAPEGVANILPGRVEVMTYHGAAVEYQVQTEAGPMLTARATAPGLGGPNVLPVGARVWLHWAPSAGAIVSEN is encoded by the coding sequence ATGCCCGAAGTCGTTCTTCAGGATGTCGCCAAGCATTACGGCAATTCGGTCGCGGTCGAGAACATGAGCCTGCGCATCGGCGACGGCGAACTGGTCGCGTTGCTGGGGCCCTCGGGCTGTGGCAAGACCACGACCCTGCGCATGATCGGCGGATTTGTCGACGCGACCAGCGGCCAGATCACGGTCGGCGGGCGCGACGTGACCCATCTGCCGCCGAACCGTCGCAATATGGGCTTCGTGTTCCAGAATTATGCCCTGTTTCCACATATGACGGCAGCGCAGAACGTGGCCTTCGGTCTTGAGATGCGCGGTCTCAACAAGGCCGACACTGAACGCAAGGTGCGCGAGGCGCTGGCGCGGGTGCGGCTGGGTCATCTGGCCGATCGCCTGCCGCGCCAGATGTCGGGCGGCCAGCAACAGCGTGTGGCGCTGGCCCGTGCGCTGGTGATCGAACCTGATGTGCTGCTGCTTGACGAGCCGCTCTCGAACCTTGACGCCGCGCTGCGCCACGAGATGAAGATCGAGATCCGCCAGCTTCAGCAATCCCTCGGCCTGACCACGGTTTTCGTCACCCACGATCAGGACGAGGCGATGAGCACCGCCGACCGGATGGTTCTGATGTATAACGGCAAGGTCGAGCAGGTCGGCCCGCCGGACGAGGTTTATGGTCGTCCGCGCTCGGCCTTTGCCGCAGGCTTCCTCGGCATCCCTAACCTGCTGCCCGGACGTATGACCGCGACGCAGGACGGCTTTCGGATGGAAGCGGGGCCGGTCCTTCGCCTCGGCAGGCAAGAGGCGCAGATGGGCAAGTCCTTCCTTGCGTTGCGTCCCGAGGTCGTGGGCATCGCTGCTGAGGCACCAGAGGGGGTGGCCAACATCCTGCCCGGTCGGGTCGAGGTCATGACCTATCACGGCGCGGCGGTCGAATATCAGGTCCAGACCGAGGCAGGCCCGATGCTGACCGCCCGCGCAACGGCACCCGGACTAGGCGGTCCCAATGTGCTGCCGGTCGGCGCGCGGGTCTGGCTGCACTGGGCGCCTTCGGCAGGCGCGATCGTCAGCGAGAACTGA
- a CDS encoding ABC transporter permease translates to MSNQEKSVRLAYTGTSILVIGFIVLPLVFIVWMSFFSNKILSFPPEGYTLDWYRRAWEMSDFRNGFFLSLRTSLIATCVALGLGLPASFALVRGRFKGRETINTILMSPMIVPGIVGGSALFVFFLEVEFLTGWRIAGSSIGLIIAHSLIALPWMIRLVTTSLISVPPSVEEAARSLGAGPLTVFFRVTLPVIRSGVIAGSLFAFVNSFIDLEKSIFLVGPDSTTLQIALINYLEWNFDSTIGAVATVQIGLITLLLLISDRYAKLSRAF, encoded by the coding sequence ATGAGTAATCAGGAAAAATCCGTTCGCTTGGCCTATACCGGGACCAGCATCCTCGTCATCGGCTTCATCGTATTGCCGTTGGTCTTTATCGTCTGGATGAGTTTCTTCTCGAACAAGATCCTGTCTTTTCCCCCTGAGGGCTATACGCTCGACTGGTATCGCCGCGCATGGGAGATGTCCGATTTCCGGAACGGCTTCTTCCTCAGCCTGCGCACCAGCTTGATCGCGACCTGCGTGGCATTGGGTCTTGGTCTGCCGGCCAGTTTTGCGTTGGTCCGCGGACGGTTCAAGGGCCGGGAGACGATCAACACCATTCTGATGTCCCCGATGATCGTGCCCGGAATCGTCGGCGGCAGCGCGCTGTTCGTCTTTTTTCTCGAGGTCGAGTTCCTGACTGGCTGGCGCATCGCCGGGTCCAGTATCGGGTTGATCATCGCCCATAGCCTGATCGCGCTGCCTTGGATGATCCGGCTGGTCACGACGTCACTGATCAGTGTGCCTCCCTCTGTCGAGGAAGCCGCGCGTAGCCTTGGCGCTGGCCCGCTGACCGTGTTCTTCCGCGTGACGCTGCCGGTGATCCGCTCGGGCGTGATTGCGGGATCGCTTTTCGCCTTCGTCAATTCGTTCATCGACCTTGAGAAGTCGATCTTTCTGGTCGGGCCCGACAGCACGACACTGCAGATCGCGCTGATCAACTATCTCGAATGGAACTTCGACTCGACCATCGGCGCGGTGGCGACGGTCCAGATCGGCCTGATCACCCTGCTTCTGCTGATCTCCGACCGTTACGCCAAACTCAGTCGCGCTTTCTGA